The Treponema succinifaciens DSM 2489 region CATTTTTATTCCGGGAACGACAAAGTACACGGATGCGGAGCTTTCGGAAATGCTCAAGGACGACCTGAAGCCGATTTATGTTGCCGCGGACGAGAATGACATTTGCGTCGGGTACGCTTTTTGCCAGATCCGGGAGCAGCCTTTTTCAAACAACATGGTTCAGTTCAAGTCGCTTTTTATTGACGATTTGTGCGTTGACAAAAACACCCGCGGCCGGCACATCGGCGAAAAACTTTTTGAGCACGTCAAAAGCGAGGCGAAACGGCTTGGCTGCTACGAGGTAACGCTGAACGTCTGGGCAGGAAACACTTCA contains the following coding sequences:
- a CDS encoding GNAT family N-acetyltransferase; translated protein: MTIRRANEKDIPRIIDLLGQVLQIHAEIRPDIFIPGTTKYTDAELSEMLKDDLKPIYVAADENDICVGYAFCQIREQPFSNNMVQFKSLFIDDLCVDKNTRGRHIGEKLFEHVKSEAKRLGCYEVTLNVWAGNTSAEKFYEKMGLKTKERQLEYIL